Proteins encoded in a region of the Streptomyces sp. NBC_01471 genome:
- a CDS encoding class I SAM-dependent methyltransferase → MNEEYEYEPEATRRDAGDTESSRANRGWWDRNADEYQTEHGSFLGDDRFVWGPEGLDEVEAELLGPAEGLRGLDVLEIGAGAAQCSRWLAAQGARPVALDVSHRQLQHALRIGENRPGAAAVPLVAADASVLPFRDGSFDLACSAYGAVPFVADPVKVFREVHRVLRPGGRWIFSVTHPIRWAFPDEPGPEGLTATSSYFDRTPYVEQDEQGNAVYVEHHRTLGDRVRDVLAGGFRLADLVEPQWPEWNTSEWGGWSPLRGRLIPGSAIFVCVRDDVRD, encoded by the coding sequence ATGAACGAAGAGTACGAGTACGAACCCGAGGCGACGCGCCGTGACGCCGGGGACACCGAGAGCAGCCGGGCCAACCGGGGCTGGTGGGACCGCAACGCCGACGAGTACCAGACCGAGCACGGCTCCTTCCTGGGCGACGACCGTTTCGTCTGGGGGCCCGAGGGCCTCGACGAGGTGGAGGCCGAGCTGCTCGGCCCGGCCGAGGGGCTCAGGGGACTGGACGTCCTGGAGATCGGCGCCGGAGCCGCGCAGTGCTCGCGCTGGCTGGCCGCCCAGGGCGCACGCCCGGTGGCCCTCGACGTCTCCCACCGGCAGCTCCAGCACGCGCTGCGGATCGGCGAGAACAGGCCCGGCGCGGCCGCGGTCCCGCTGGTGGCGGCCGACGCATCGGTCCTGCCGTTCCGCGACGGCTCCTTCGACCTCGCCTGTTCCGCGTACGGCGCCGTGCCGTTCGTCGCGGACCCGGTGAAGGTGTTCCGCGAGGTGCACCGGGTGCTGCGGCCCGGCGGCCGCTGGATCTTCTCCGTCACACACCCGATCCGCTGGGCGTTCCCCGACGAGCCGGGGCCCGAGGGCCTCACGGCCACGTCCTCCTACTTCGACCGCACCCCGTACGTCGAGCAGGACGAGCAGGGGAACGCGGTGTACGTCGAGCACCACCGCACCCTCGGGGACCGGGTGCGGGACGTGCTGGCGGGCGGCTTCCGGCTGGCCGATCTGGTCGAGCCGCAGTGGCCCGAGTGGAACACGTCGGAGTGGGGCGGCTGGTCCCCGCTGCGGGGCAGGCTGATTCCCGGCTCGGCGATTTTCGTCTGCGTGCGGGACGACGTACGAGACTGA
- the rpsA gene encoding 30S ribosomal protein S1, with the protein MTSSTETTATTPQVAVNDIGDADAFLAAIDETIKYFNDGDIVDGVIVKVDRDEVLLDIGYKTEGVIPSRELSIKHDVDPNEVVKVGDEIEALVLQKEDKEGRLILSKKRAQYERAWGTIEKIKEEDGIVTGTVIEVVKGGLILDIGLRGFLPASLVEMRRVRDLQPYVGKELEAKIIELDKNRNNVVLSRRAWLEQTQSEVRQTFLTTLQKGQVRSGVVSSIVNFGAFVDLGGVDGLVHVSELSWKHIDHPSEVVEVGQEVTVEVLDVDMDRERVSLSLKATQEDPWQQFARTHQIGQVVPGKVTKLVPFGAFVRVDEGIEGLVHISELAERHVEIPEQVVQVNDEIFVKVIDIDLERRRISLSLKQANESFGSDPASVEFDPTLYGMAASYDDQGNYIYPEGFDPETNDWLEGFDTQREAWEGQYAEAQTRFEQHQAQVIKSREADEAAAAEGAAAPAAASGGNAGAGASGGSYSSESDDNSGALASDEALAALREKLAGGQS; encoded by the coding sequence ATGACGAGCAGCACCGAGACCACCGCCACCACGCCGCAGGTTGCGGTCAACGACATCGGCGACGCGGACGCGTTCCTCGCGGCGATCGACGAGACGATCAAGTACTTCAACGATGGCGACATCGTTGACGGCGTCATCGTCAAGGTTGACCGGGACGAGGTCCTCCTCGACATCGGTTATAAGACCGAAGGCGTCATTCCGAGCCGCGAGCTCTCGATCAAGCACGACGTCGACCCCAATGAGGTCGTCAAGGTCGGCGACGAGATCGAGGCCCTGGTTCTCCAGAAGGAGGACAAGGAAGGCCGCCTGATCCTCTCGAAGAAGCGCGCTCAGTACGAGCGTGCCTGGGGCACCATCGAGAAGATCAAGGAAGAAGACGGAATCGTCACCGGCACCGTCATCGAGGTCGTCAAGGGTGGTCTCATCCTCGACATCGGCCTCCGTGGCTTCCTGCCGGCCTCCCTGGTCGAGATGCGTCGTGTCCGCGACCTCCAGCCCTACGTGGGCAAGGAGCTCGAGGCCAAGATCATCGAGCTGGACAAGAACCGCAACAACGTGGTCCTGTCCCGCCGTGCCTGGCTTGAGCAGACCCAGTCCGAGGTTCGCCAGACGTTCCTCACGACCCTGCAGAAGGGTCAGGTCCGCTCCGGCGTCGTCTCCTCGATCGTCAACTTCGGTGCCTTCGTGGACCTGGGTGGCGTCGACGGTCTCGTGCACGTCTCCGAGCTCTCCTGGAAGCACATCGACCACCCCTCCGAGGTTGTCGAGGTCGGCCAGGAAGTCACCGTCGAGGTTCTCGACGTGGACATGGACCGCGAGCGTGTCTCCCTGTCGCTCAAGGCGACGCAGGAAGACCCGTGGCAGCAGTTCGCCCGTACGCACCAGATCGGTCAGGTCGTCCCGGGCAAGGTCACGAAGCTCGTTCCGTTCGGTGCGTTCGTGCGCGTCGACGAGGGCATCGAGGGCCTGGTCCACATCTCCGAGCTGGCCGAGCGCCACGTGGAGATCCCGGAGCAGGTCGTCCAGGTCAACGACGAGATCTTCGTCAAGGTCATCGACATCGACCTTGAGCGCCGCCGCATCAGCCTCTCGCTGAAGCAGGCCAACGAGTCCTTCGGTTCGGACCCGGCCTCGGTCGAGTTCGACCCGACGCTGTACGGCATGGCCGCGTCGTACGACGACCAGGGGAACTACATCTACCCCGAGGGCTTCGACCCCGAGACCAACGACTGGCTCGAGGGCTTCGACACCCAGCGCGAGGCTTGGGAAGGCCAGTACGCCGAGGCGCAGACGCGCTTCGAGCAGCACCAGGCCCAGGTCATCAAGTCCCGCGAGGCCGACGAGGCCGCTGCTGCCGAGGGCGCTGCCGCTCCGGCCGCGGCCAGCGGTGGCAACGCGGGTGCGGGTGCCTCGGGCGGTTCGTACTCCTCGGAGTCGGACGACAACTCCGGCGCCCTGGCGTCGGACGAGGCCCTGGCCGCCCTGCGCGAGAAGCTGGCCGGTGGCCAGAGCTGA
- a CDS encoding PAC2 family protein: MLDPQELYAWEPKGLAVVDVALAQESAGLVMLYHFDGYIDAGETGDQIVEGLLDTLPHELVASFDHDRLVDYRARRPLLTFKRDQWTDYETPTLDVRLVQDATGAPFLLLSGPEPDVEWERFAAAVEQIVDRLGVRISVNFHGIPMGVPHTRPVGITPHGNRTDLMPGHKSPFDEAQVPGSAESLVEFRLAQSGHDVLGVAAHVPHYVARSSYPDAALTALEAVTAATGLVLPSVAHALRTEAQRTQDEIERQIGEGDEELTALVQGLEHQYDALAGSETRGNLVAEAVELPSADEIGREFERFLAEREGDA, from the coding sequence GTGCTTGATCCGCAAGAGTTGTACGCATGGGAGCCGAAGGGCCTGGCAGTCGTCGATGTGGCGCTCGCCCAGGAGTCGGCCGGACTGGTCATGCTCTATCACTTCGACGGGTACATCGACGCGGGCGAGACCGGCGACCAGATCGTCGAGGGTCTGCTGGACACGCTGCCCCACGAGCTGGTCGCCAGTTTCGACCACGACCGGCTCGTGGACTACCGCGCGCGCCGCCCCCTGCTGACCTTCAAGCGCGACCAGTGGACGGACTACGAGACCCCGACGCTCGACGTGCGCCTGGTCCAGGACGCCACGGGTGCGCCCTTCCTGCTGCTCTCGGGCCCCGAGCCCGATGTCGAGTGGGAGCGGTTCGCGGCCGCGGTCGAGCAGATCGTCGACCGGCTCGGCGTGCGGATCTCGGTGAACTTCCACGGGATCCCGATGGGGGTGCCGCACACCCGCCCGGTCGGGATCACCCCGCACGGCAACCGCACGGATCTGATGCCCGGGCACAAGTCGCCGTTCGACGAGGCGCAGGTGCCGGGCAGCGCGGAGTCGCTGGTGGAGTTCCGGCTCGCGCAGTCGGGGCACGACGTGCTCGGTGTGGCCGCCCATGTGCCGCACTACGTCGCGCGGTCCTCGTACCCCGACGCGGCGCTGACCGCCCTTGAGGCCGTCACCGCGGCGACCGGTCTGGTCCTGCCGAGCGTCGCGCACGCGCTGCGCACCGAGGCGCAGCGCACTCAGGACGAGATCGAGCGCCAGATCGGCGAGGGCGACGAGGAACTGACCGCCCTGGTCCAGGGACTTGAGCACCAGTACGACGCGCTGGCCGGATCGGAGACCCGTGGCAATCTGGTCGCCGAGGCGGTCGAACTGCCGTCGGCGGACGAGATCGGCCGCGAATTCGAACGCTTCCTCGCGGAGCGGGAGGGAGACGCCTGA
- the coaE gene encoding dephospho-CoA kinase, translating to MLKVGLTGGIGAGKSEVSRLLVSYGAVLIDADRIAREVVEPGTPGLAAVVEAFGESVLAGDGSLNRPALGSVVFADPDRLATLNAIVHPLVGARSAELEGLADADSVVIHDVPLLTENGLAPLYDLVVVVDASPQTQLDRLVRLRGMQESEARARMAAQATREQRREIADILIDNDGPLDALEPQVRTVWAQLTERAGR from the coding sequence ATGCTGAAAGTGGGATTGACCGGTGGAATCGGCGCCGGCAAGAGCGAAGTGTCCCGGCTGCTCGTCAGTTACGGAGCGGTGCTGATCGACGCCGACCGGATCGCCCGCGAGGTGGTGGAACCGGGAACTCCGGGGCTGGCAGCCGTGGTCGAGGCGTTCGGTGAGTCCGTACTCGCCGGGGACGGCAGCCTTAACCGGCCCGCTCTCGGTTCGGTCGTCTTCGCCGACCCGGACCGCCTGGCGACGCTGAACGCGATCGTCCACCCGCTCGTCGGAGCCCGCTCCGCCGAACTGGAGGGCCTGGCGGACGCGGACTCGGTCGTCATCCACGACGTACCGCTGCTCACCGAGAACGGTCTCGCCCCGCTCTACGACCTGGTGGTCGTGGTGGACGCGTCGCCGCAGACGCAGCTGGACCGGCTGGTACGGCTGCGCGGAATGCAGGAGTCCGAGGCCCGCGCCCGGATGGCAGCCCAGGCCACCAGGGAGCAGCGCCGCGAGATCGCCGACATCCTGATCGACAACGACGGCCCGCTGGACGCCCTGGAGCCGCAGGTGCGCACGGTCTGGGCACAGCTGACGGAGCGGGCCGGGCGCTGA
- a CDS encoding tetratricopeptide repeat protein: MSHSTPETHVIDYRAAEQLLDARDPRGAVKLLDEVIAAHPEHTAARLLRARAFFAAAQLRPAELEFQLVLEREPDNAFAHFALARTFERAGRPEQARRHFRLAAALDPQPEYLRAARFDSED, encoded by the coding sequence ATGTCCCACAGCACACCCGAGACCCACGTCATCGACTACCGCGCGGCCGAACAGCTGCTGGACGCCCGCGACCCACGAGGCGCCGTGAAACTGCTGGACGAAGTCATCGCGGCTCACCCGGAGCACACCGCGGCGCGCCTGCTGCGCGCCCGGGCGTTCTTCGCCGCCGCGCAACTCCGCCCGGCCGAGCTGGAATTCCAGCTGGTGCTGGAGCGGGAGCCGGACAACGCCTTCGCGCACTTCGCCCTGGCCCGGACCTTCGAGCGGGCCGGCCGCCCCGAACAGGCAAGGCGCCACTTCAGGTTGGCCGCCGCGCTCGACCCGCAGCCCGAATATCTGCGGGCCGCGCGGTTCGACTCCGAGGACTGA
- a CDS encoding class I SAM-dependent methyltransferase → MSIRMREGYEGTGPGARTPDGCSVELYKRLPVGGEPDVVAAAVPAGASILELGSGAGRVTRPLAQRGFRVTAVDESPGMLEQIEGTGGVRTVCSPIEELDTGERYDVVMLASYLVHAGDPRVRHGLLRTCRRHVKDDGCVLIQREGLDWHTDVPRERRNSAGGIVRIRSATPVGDGVDAMLCEYEYPDATWTQTFLSRPLSHEEFERHLGEAGLVVDSFLTEDGTWVRALPAR, encoded by the coding sequence ATGAGCATCCGGATGCGCGAGGGATACGAGGGCACGGGGCCGGGAGCGAGAACGCCCGACGGGTGCTCCGTCGAGCTCTACAAGCGGCTCCCCGTCGGGGGCGAACCGGATGTCGTCGCGGCGGCGGTCCCGGCCGGAGCGAGCATCCTCGAACTGGGCAGCGGCGCGGGCCGGGTCACCCGCCCGCTGGCCCAACGGGGCTTCAGGGTGACAGCGGTGGACGAGTCACCCGGCATGCTGGAGCAGATCGAGGGCACCGGGGGCGTCCGCACGGTGTGCAGTCCGATCGAGGAACTGGACACCGGCGAGCGCTACGACGTGGTGATGCTGGCGTCCTATCTGGTGCACGCGGGCGATCCGCGGGTGCGCCACGGGCTGCTGCGCACCTGCCGCCGTCACGTGAAGGACGACGGGTGTGTGCTGATACAGCGCGAGGGCCTCGACTGGCACACGGACGTACCGAGGGAGCGGCGCAACAGCGCGGGCGGGATCGTCCGGATCAGATCCGCGACCCCGGTCGGTGACGGTGTGGACGCGATGCTCTGCGAGTACGAGTACCCGGACGCGACGTGGACGCAGACGTTCCTGTCGCGCCCGCTGAGCCACGAGGAGTTCGAGCGGCACCTGGGCGAGGCCGGGCTCGTCGTGGACAGCTTCCTCACGGAGGACGGCACGTGGGTCCGGGCACTGCCCGCACGGTGA
- a CDS encoding RidA family protein, with amino-acid sequence MARHSTVPTLFPPPGYAHAAVVEAGQQLAFMAGSVPLDAAGKLVGPGDPLLQTEQVLANLEEALRAIGSGLSLVVATTVYVVADTPETLSGVWQVVRASGLGAGPHTSTLLGVGCLGYPGQLVEITATAVVD; translated from the coding sequence ATGGCCCGGCACAGCACGGTCCCGACACTCTTCCCGCCGCCCGGCTACGCGCATGCGGCCGTGGTCGAAGCCGGACAGCAGCTCGCCTTCATGGCCGGATCGGTACCCCTCGACGCAGCGGGAAAGCTGGTCGGGCCCGGCGATCCGCTGCTGCAGACCGAACAGGTTCTCGCCAATCTGGAGGAGGCGCTGCGGGCGATCGGAAGCGGCCTCTCCCTGGTCGTCGCCACCACCGTGTACGTGGTCGCCGATACCCCGGAAACGCTGTCCGGCGTCTGGCAGGTCGTCCGGGCCTCCGGTCTCGGCGCAGGGCCGCACACCTCGACTCTGCTCGGGGTCGGCTGCCTGGGGTATCCGGGCCAGCTGGTCGAGATCACCGCGACCGCCGTCGTGGACTGA
- a CDS encoding carboxylesterase family protein codes for MTRQGAVRGRMDDAGVASFLGIPYAAPPFGPRRFRAPAPPAPWQGVREAHVHGPTAPRAPYAPPFDVLIPEDLGNEGENCLNLSVWTPEPGPNGGLPVMVWLHGGAFSNGSGSASAYDGRAFARDGVVCVTVNYRLGSDGFLSLEGAPDNRGLLDQIAALEWVHENIASFGGAPDRVTVFGESAGAMSIGMLLGMEPARGLFRRAVLQSGGAHHFLRPRSAQLIAAHLAERLGVAPVATEFAALPLATLLGAQAELRAEIGRRPDPELWGDAALNAMPFEPVAPGLTLPGPDCGVDLLVGSNQEENRLFMVPTGRMDAITEERLRLAATAYGLDPDRALAVYRSGREQASPGELFDALATDWFYRIPALRLAEAVPGSHVYEFAWRSPQFDGGLGACHASELGFVFDNLHDPTYRPMLGSHPPQALADTVHGAWVAFAETGDPGWPAYGPAERTTMIFADASGPVRDPRPAERALWEGVR; via the coding sequence ATGACGCGTCAGGGCGCCGTCCGCGGTCGGATGGACGACGCAGGGGTGGCATCCTTCCTCGGAATCCCTTACGCGGCGCCGCCGTTCGGACCGCGCCGGTTCCGTGCGCCCGCGCCGCCCGCACCGTGGCAGGGTGTGCGGGAAGCACATGTCCACGGTCCGACCGCGCCCAGAGCGCCGTACGCGCCCCCCTTCGACGTCCTGATCCCCGAGGACCTCGGCAACGAAGGCGAGAACTGTCTCAACCTCAGTGTCTGGACGCCCGAGCCGGGGCCCAACGGTGGCCTCCCGGTCATGGTGTGGCTCCACGGAGGGGCGTTCTCGAACGGCTCGGGGTCGGCTTCCGCCTACGACGGCAGAGCGTTCGCCCGCGACGGCGTGGTCTGTGTGACGGTCAACTACCGGCTGGGCTCCGACGGTTTCCTGAGCCTGGAGGGCGCCCCCGACAACCGCGGGCTGCTCGATCAGATCGCGGCCCTGGAATGGGTGCACGAGAACATCGCCTCCTTCGGCGGTGCCCCCGACCGGGTCACGGTCTTCGGGGAGTCGGCCGGTGCGATGAGCATCGGCATGCTGCTGGGGATGGAGCCGGCCCGCGGGCTGTTCCGGCGGGCCGTTCTGCAGAGCGGGGGCGCGCATCACTTCCTGCGCCCCCGCTCCGCCCAGCTGATCGCCGCGCACCTCGCCGAGCGGCTCGGCGTCGCTCCCGTCGCCACGGAATTCGCCGCTCTGCCGCTCGCCACGCTGCTCGGGGCGCAGGCGGAGCTGCGCGCGGAGATCGGGCGCCGTCCCGATCCGGAGCTGTGGGGAGACGCCGCGCTCAATGCGATGCCCTTCGAGCCGGTCGCTCCCGGACTCACCCTGCCCGGCCCGGACTGCGGTGTCGACCTGCTCGTCGGCAGCAACCAGGAGGAGAACCGCCTCTTCATGGTCCCGACCGGGCGGATGGACGCGATCACGGAGGAGCGGCTGCGGCTGGCCGCGACGGCGTACGGACTCGACCCGGACCGGGCCCTCGCCGTCTACCGCTCGGGGCGCGAGCAGGCGAGCCCGGGCGAGCTCTTCGACGCGCTGGCGACCGACTGGTTCTACCGGATTCCCGCCCTCCGCCTGGCCGAGGCCGTACCCGGTTCGCACGTGTACGAATTCGCCTGGCGCTCACCGCAGTTCGACGGTGGACTCGGCGCCTGCCACGCCTCCGAGCTGGGCTTCGTCTTCGACAATCTGCACGACCCCACGTATCGCCCGATGCTCGGGAGCCACCCGCCCCAGGCGCTGGCCGACACGGTGCACGGAGCCTGGGTGGCCTTCGCGGAGACCGGGGACCCGGGCTGGCCGGCGTACGGACCGGCCGAGCGCACCACGATGATCTTCGCCGACGCGTCAGGCCCCGTCCGTGATCCGCGTCCCGCGGAGCGCGCCTTGTGGGAAGGGGTGCGCTGA
- a CDS encoding DEAD/DEAH box helicase: protein MSGVRRTAETQGETGAGPAALTRQAAVFLPAALPREGRFAFWDPAAGQVPAAGSEELVVVQRHGTAARRRTVPAVLLPVTEALPLLAAARHSPVAHPAARCWGAAALHALQLAARGRFLPGLTTDDHDAWRAGPLDAEDVAHLRAVAAAMPPEAYAVPLPGRTPLELPEPEGLIRSFYDAVADALPRTPAAPHAAGPVYAARAPQRLPGLREWAAEVAAGADAGVQVSLRLDLSGYELFDRADDVATPADGAAGDTAAGDTGAAGRAAARERRAAAAVVQVHSLADPTLVADAGRLWAGDGDEHFGPRVRIDAVLALRRAARVWPPLAGLLERPVPDVLPLSEDELYELLGPAAARLAAAGVVVHWPRDLVRSLSAAAVVRPAPGSATDGTSFFDAEQLFAFSWQLAVGDDRLTESEMDLLAEAHRPIVRLRDQWVVVDPALVRKARKRELGLLAPVDALSVALTGSADVDGETVEAVPVGALATLHSRLTSDTAPLPQPAGLEATLRDYQLRGLGWLDLMTSLGLGGCLADDMGLGKTITLIALHLHRARAEPTLVVCPASLLGNWQREITRFAPGVPVRRFHGTDRSLAGTDGGFVLTTYGTMRTSAAELAGHPWGMVVADEAQHIKNPNAATAKALRTIPAPARVALTGTPVENNLSELWALLDWTTPGLLGPLKTFRARHARIVENGEEDGAVERLARLVRPFLLRRKKSDPGIAPELPPKTETDHPVPLTREQASLYQAVVRESMAVIEAGEGFGRRAQIMKLLTALKQICNHPAQYLKEGPSRLAGRSGKLALLDELLDTILAEGGSGGAVLVFTQYVAMARLLSEHLTARGIPSQLLHGGTPVARREEMVDRFQAGECPVFLLSLKAAGTGLNLTRAGHVIHYDRWWNPAVEEQATDRAYRIGQTQPVQVHRLITEGTVEDRIAEMLTAKRALADAVLGSGESALTELGDAELADLVSLRRPS from the coding sequence GTGAGCGGGGTGCGCCGGACAGCGGAGACACAAGGGGAGACCGGGGCCGGGCCCGCGGCGCTCACCCGGCAGGCGGCGGTTTTCCTGCCCGCCGCCCTGCCCCGCGAAGGCCGGTTCGCCTTCTGGGATCCGGCAGCGGGACAGGTGCCGGCCGCCGGCTCCGAGGAACTCGTGGTCGTACAGCGGCACGGTACGGCGGCCCGTCGCCGTACCGTGCCAGCTGTTCTGCTGCCCGTCACCGAGGCGCTGCCGCTGCTGGCCGCCGCGCGGCACTCCCCGGTCGCCCACCCCGCCGCCCGCTGCTGGGGCGCGGCGGCGTTGCATGCCCTTCAACTGGCCGCCCGGGGGCGGTTCCTGCCCGGACTGACCACCGATGACCACGACGCCTGGCGGGCCGGGCCGCTCGACGCGGAGGACGTCGCACATCTGCGTGCGGTGGCCGCCGCCATGCCGCCCGAGGCGTACGCCGTCCCGCTCCCCGGCCGCACACCCCTGGAGCTCCCGGAGCCCGAAGGGCTGATCCGGTCGTTCTACGACGCCGTCGCCGACGCCCTGCCGCGCACCCCGGCCGCACCGCACGCGGCCGGGCCCGTCTACGCAGCCCGCGCACCCCAGCGGCTGCCGGGGCTGCGCGAGTGGGCGGCCGAGGTGGCGGCAGGGGCGGACGCGGGCGTACAGGTCTCGCTCCGGCTCGACCTCTCCGGCTACGAGCTGTTCGACCGCGCCGACGACGTGGCCACCCCGGCGGACGGCGCGGCCGGTGACACCGCCGCCGGTGACACCGGGGCGGCCGGTCGTGCCGCGGCACGGGAGCGGCGGGCCGCCGCGGCCGTCGTCCAGGTGCACAGCCTCGCCGACCCGACGCTGGTGGCCGACGCGGGACGGCTCTGGGCCGGTGACGGCGACGAGCACTTCGGGCCGCGGGTACGGATCGACGCCGTACTGGCGCTGCGGCGCGCCGCGCGGGTATGGCCCCCGCTGGCCGGGCTCCTGGAGCGGCCCGTGCCCGACGTACTGCCGTTGTCCGAGGACGAGTTGTACGAGCTGCTCGGCCCGGCCGCCGCACGGCTCGCCGCGGCGGGCGTCGTCGTGCACTGGCCGCGGGACCTGGTCCGGTCGCTGTCCGCCGCCGCGGTCGTCAGACCCGCGCCCGGCTCGGCCACGGACGGCACCTCGTTCTTCGACGCGGAACAGCTCTTCGCCTTCAGCTGGCAGCTGGCCGTCGGCGACGACCGGCTGACCGAATCGGAGATGGACCTCCTGGCCGAGGCGCACCGCCCGATCGTGCGCCTGCGCGACCAGTGGGTCGTCGTCGACCCGGCCCTCGTACGGAAGGCACGCAAGCGGGAGCTGGGGCTCCTCGCACCGGTGGACGCGCTGTCGGTGGCACTGACCGGCAGCGCCGACGTGGACGGTGAGACGGTCGAGGCTGTCCCGGTCGGCGCGCTCGCGACCCTGCACTCCAGACTCACGTCCGACACGGCGCCGTTGCCACAGCCCGCCGGACTGGAGGCCACGCTCCGCGATTACCAGCTGCGCGGTCTGGGCTGGCTCGATCTGATGACCTCGCTCGGCCTCGGCGGCTGCCTCGCCGACGACATGGGCCTCGGCAAGACGATCACGCTCATCGCCCTCCATCTGCACCGCGCCCGCGCCGAACCCACGCTGGTCGTCTGCCCCGCCTCGCTGCTCGGGAACTGGCAGCGCGAGATCACCCGCTTCGCCCCGGGCGTGCCCGTCCGCCGTTTCCACGGCACCGACCGCTCACTGGCCGGCACCGACGGCGGCTTCGTCCTCACGACGTACGGGACGATGCGGACCAGCGCCGCCGAACTGGCCGGGCACCCCTGGGGCATGGTCGTCGCCGACGAGGCACAGCACATCAAGAACCCCAACGCGGCGACGGCGAAGGCCCTGCGCACCATCCCCGCCCCGGCGCGGGTCGCCCTCACCGGCACCCCCGTCGAGAACAACCTCTCCGAACTGTGGGCGCTCCTCGACTGGACGACCCCCGGGCTCCTCGGACCGCTCAAGACGTTCCGCGCCCGCCACGCGAGGATCGTCGAGAACGGCGAGGAGGACGGCGCGGTCGAGCGGCTGGCCCGGCTCGTCAGGCCGTTCCTCCTGCGCCGCAAGAAGTCCGACCCCGGTATCGCCCCCGAGCTTCCGCCCAAGACGGAGACCGACCACCCCGTCCCGCTCACCAGGGAGCAGGCATCGCTCTACCAGGCGGTCGTCCGCGAGTCGATGGCGGTCATCGAAGCCGGTGAGGGCTTCGGCCGGCGCGCCCAGATCATGAAGCTGCTCACCGCGCTCAAGCAGATCTGCAACCACCCCGCGCAGTATCTGAAGGAGGGCCCCTCCCGCCTCGCCGGACGCTCGGGCAAGCTCGCCCTCCTCGACGAACTCCTCGACACCATCCTCGCGGAGGGCGGTTCCGGCGGCGCGGTCCTGGTCTTCACCCAGTACGTGGCGATGGCCCGGCTGCTCTCCGAACACCTCACCGCACGCGGCATCCCCTCGCAGCTCCTGCACGGAGGGACGCCCGTGGCCCGGCGCGAGGAGATGGTGGACCGCTTCCAGGCCGGCGAGTGCCCGGTCTTCCTGCTCTCCCTCAAGGCGGCGGGGACCGGGCTGAACCTCACCAGAGCCGGTCACGTCATCCACTACGACCGCTGGTGGAACCCGGCCGTCGAGGAACAGGCGACGGACCGCGCGTACCGCATCGGCCAGACTCAGCCGGTGCAGGTCCACCGGCTGATCACGGAGGGCACCGTGGAGGACCGGATCGCCGAGATGCTGACGGCCAAGCGCGCGCTGGCCGACGCGGTGCTCGGCTCCGGTGAGAGCGCCCTCACCGAGCTGGGCGACGCGGAGCTCGCGGACCTGGTGTCCTTGCGGAGGCCCTCATGA